The sequence ATGCGCTGCATGATCTCGAGCTCGCGGTTGGACAGGGCACCGAGATCGCTCGCGGTGCGCCGCCCGTTGAGCTGCTGCACCACGCGCTCGGCCAGCACCGAGGTGACGAACACCCCGCCCGAAGCCACCTTGCGCACGGCAGACACCAGTTCGTCGCTGGCGCTGTCCTTGGTCACATAACCCCTGGCGCCGGCCTGGAAGGCGCGCAACGCGTACTGCTCCTCGCTGTGCATGGTGAGCACGAGCACGGCCACGTCGGGAAAACCTTCCTTGATGCGGTGCACGAGATCGAGCCCGCTCATGCCGGGCAGCGACAGGTCGGCAATGACCAGATCAAACGGCTCGCGGCGTAGACATTCCAGCGCCTGGAACCCGGTGCCCGCTTCGGTGATGGTCCACTGGTTGCCCTGCGGGTCGAGCAGGCGCTTGAGCCCCTCGCGCACCACGGTGTGGTCGTCCACCAGCAGCAGGCGCAGATGGGTCTGCTCAGGGGCCTCGGTCATGTCGGTCGTCCCGCCCGGTCGACCGGGGTTTCCTTCAGGTCCAGGTTCTGCGTCAGCCGCAGGCCGATCCAGCCCGAGGGATCGGGCGTGGCGTCGAACTCCAGCCGCCCACCCGCCAGGCGGGCCCGGTGTTCGAGGATCAGGGAAGGCTCCGAGCGCACGTCCAGATGCCACGGCGCCTTCATCTCGCCGCCCCGCGCGCGCAGGTTGAGGATGAACTGCCCCAGCGGGCGCTGCACATCGATGACGAGTTCCGAGGCCTTGGTCTCGTGCAGCAGGTACGAGAGCGATTCCTGGAAAAAGCGGTAAAGCGCCAGCGACACTGCGCGGCCCAGCGGCGGCAGGTCGTTGTCCATGCGCAGGGACAGTTTCAGGTTCAGCCGGCGCGCTGTGTCCTTGGCCAGCCAGTCGAGGGCGGCATGCAGCCCCAGATCGTTCAGCATGGGCGGGCGCAGGTCGAAGGTGATGCGCCGCACCAGCGCGAGCGCCTGGTCGATCTCGTTGGCCACCTCGCTGCTTTCGGGCAGGTTCGCGACGCGGATCTTGATCGCACTCAGGCGCTGGCCCAGGTCTTCGTGCAGCTCCAGCGCCATGCGCCGGCGCTCCGATTCGCGGGCGTCGGCGTCGATCGCGGCAATGCGCCTTTCCACCTCGGAACGCATGCGGTCGGTGACATCGGTGATGGACACCCGCAAGGTGGGCGCTCCATCGTCCGCCAACACCCGAACGCTGTTGATGGCGGCGAACCAGTGCAGGGTACCGTCGGCAAAGTTCATCGTCAGGTCGATGCGCTGCGGCGTTTCGCGCGCCAGGGCCCAGCGCAGGTAGAGGTGCCAGCGATCGGCTTCGTTCGAACTCACAAAACGCGCCAGCGGCTTGCCCAGCAACGCAGCGCGCGGCTGGCCCAACAGGCCGGCGCCGGTGAGGTTGATTTTGGTGATGCAGCCCTGAGCGTCCAGCGTGCAGTAGCCCACCGGCGCAAAGTCGTACAGGTCGCGGTAGCGGTCGTGCGCGGCGGCCAGGTCGGACTGGGTGCGCTGCAGCTCCTCGTTCTGCTGCACCAGTTCGACCTGGTGCACATGCAGTTCGTGTTCCAGCGACTCACGACTGGTGGTGGATGAGTTGGTTGACTCACTCATGGATTCTTCTCCTTTGAACAACAGCCTCAATCCAGATGGCCTCGCGTGGAATCGTCGAACAACGGCTCGCCCGCGTCCTTGTCGAAATCATCCTCCGCCGGGGCCGGTGGCTGTGCCAGAGGCACATGCACCACCAGCCGGGCGCCGCCCTCGGGCACATTGCCCACCGACAGGCGTCCGCCCAGCATCAGAACCCGCTCCCGGATGCCCAGTAGGCCGAAGGAGCCCTGGCCGTGCGAACGAAAGCCGCGGGCAAAGCCTACTCCATTGTCCTGAATGGTGAGCAGCAGTTCGTGGTCGCGGCCCTGCAGCCCGATCGACACGCGGGTGGCCCTCGCATGGCGCGTGATGTTGGTCAAGGCCTCCTGCACGATGCGGTAGAGCGTGGTGGCCAGGGGGGGCGGCAGTTCGCGCAGCCCCTCGCCCAGCCGGGTGTCGACCTCGATGCCAGTGCGGCGCTTGAACTCCTGCACCAACCAGTCGATGGCCTCGGGCAGGCCGAGGTCGTCCAGCATCAGCGGGCGCAGGTCCATGGCGATGCGCCGCGCCGAGGCCACGGTCTCGTCCAGCATGTCCAGCATGAGCTGCGCGCGCTCGCCCACAGCCAGGTCCGGGTGGTCGCGCTGGCAGGCAATCATTTCCAGCTTGAGCGCGGTGAGCCGCTGGCCCAGTTCGTCGTGCAGCTCGCGGGCGATGCGCCTGCGCTCCTCTTCGCGCGCCTCCACCAGGCTGGCCGAGAGTTCGCGCAGGGTACGGCGCGAGCGCAGCAGGTCTTTCTTTTCACGCGAGCGCTGGGTGATGTCGTTGATGACCATCTGCACAAAACTGCGTTCGTGGTCGGGCAGCACCGCCACCACCAACTCGACATCGCGCACCGAACCGTCGGCGTGCTGGATGGATCCCACCACCATCGACACGCCTTCGTCCCGCTCGATGTCCCGCAGCTTGCTGCGCACCTGCTCGTGCGACGGCGGCGAGAGCACCTCGAAGATCGAACGACCGATCAGGTGCGCCGGGTCCGGCAAACCGATCAGCTGCGCGCAGGCCTGGTTGGCGAACACCACCCGGTCCCGCTCGGTGATCCAGATCGCCACCGGGGCACGCTCGAAGAGGGCGCGCAGGCGCTGGTTGAGCTGCTCGATCACCGAGCTCATGCGGCTCAACTCACTGAGATCGCGCAGCAGCGCGGTGTAGTAGGTCTGGTTGCCCGATGGCTGGGCCACCTCGCTCTTGAAGATGGCCGCCTCCAGCGGGAATTCTTCACCGCTGGCGCGAACGCCCATCACCCGACCGCGTTGGCCCATCGCGCGCTCTGTCTCACCGGAAGCGCCAAACTGCCGCACATGGTCCGCGTGCGCCTCGCGCAGGCGCTGCGGAATGAGGCGAGCGAGATCCATGCCCAGCGCCTGCTCGCGGGTCAGGCCGAACATGCTGAGGCCGGCGGGGTTGATCATGACGATGCGCTGCTGCTGGTCCACCGTGATCACGCCTTCGAGCGCGGCGTGGGCCAGTCGGGGCTCCGCCAGCGCTTCCGGGGAAACGGAAGGGCGAAGGGTCTTGGCATGGGGCGCGGATGAAGTCACGGAATTGGTGCTCGCGGGATACCTCTGGGGGCATCTTAGGAAGGTTTGGCCGGAACGAACAGCCCCGCGCGGCAGCCGGACTTGATCCACATCAAACCGCCCATCCATGGGGTAGGAATTGTCCGAGTCGCGGGTGGGAATCGCGCCCATCGCGCAGCGCAGCAATCCGAGCACAGGTCGCGGAGGAATCCGATGGTGCCGCCGCCAGCACCGGCGCATTCTTGCGCTCGACCCGGAAGAACGCACGAGGAGACTGTTTTGAACCCACCCAACCACACCCCGGCATGCAACGCACCAACCCCCATCAGCCGCGGCTCAACACCCGGACGCAGCAGCCTGGCCGACCTGTTGCGCATGCTGGGCAACGACACCATGAACACGCCGGAGACGGCACTTGCCGCCAGCCGCATGGTGCTCTGCCTGCGCCGGGTGCCCGCTGGCGACCCCCTGTTCCACATGGGGGCGCCCAGCGATGCGCTGTACTTTGTGTGCAGCGGCACGTTCAAGATCTTCCGCACCGACGAAGATGGCTACGAACAGATGCTGGCCTTTGCCGGACGCCGGGAGGTGCTGGCCTTCGACGCGCTGTGCATGGACTTCCACCCCACCGCCGCCACCGCGCTGGAAGACGCCACCGTGTATGTGGTCCCCAAGGCCGATCTGCCTGCCCTGAGCCGGGCGGCGCCGGCCTTGGAGCAGGAACTGCGGCGGGCTGGCAGCCAGGCGCTCACCCGCACGCGGGAACTGGTGGACGTGATGGCGGCCGTGGCCTCGGAGGTCCGGCTCGCACGCTTCCTGTTGCAGCTCTCGAACCAGATGGCCGCCAGCGGCCAGTCGCCGCGGCGCTTCCACCTGCGCATGGGCCGGCGCGACATCGCCAGCATGCTCGGCGTGGCGCACGAAACCGTGAGCCGCTCCTTCACCGCGCTGGCCATGGCCCGCCTCATCCATGTCAACGACCGCGACGTGGAAATCCTGGACATGGCGGGTCTCCAGGCCTACTCGCGCAGCACCCGCCGAGCCATGGACGACCTGGGGGCAGCGTCTGCGCGCCGCTCCCTGCACCAGCGCGGTGGCGCCGGCAAGTCCGCCCGCCTGCAAGCCCTGCCCGCTTGAACGGATCGACACCATGCAACTCACCCTGCCCTCCCTGATCGAGTCGCGCATCGGCCAACTCTCGCGCCCGCTGGCGCTGCAGTGGCCCGGTGGCCGCGCGGGCGCCGCCGACGCACCGGTGCGGCTCAAAGTGAACGACTCCCAGCAACTCAAGTGGCTGGTCAGCGGCCAGATCGGCACCCTGGCCGACGCTTACGTGCGCGGCGACCTGGAGATCGAAGGCAACCTGCGCGAAGCGGTGGAGATCGCCGCCGAACTGGCCGGCGATCCGGTGGGCCAGGGACATGCCCACCTGGGCGCCCAGCTGCTGCAACACCTGCGCTCGCGCTGGTTGCACCGCCCGCACAAGGACGCCGAGCAGGTGCGCTTTCACTACGACCTGAGCGACGACTTCTTCGCGCTCTGGCTGGACCCGCTGCGCGTGTACTCGTGCGCCTACTACGAGCACAACGACATGACGCTGGCGCAAGCGCAGGAGGCCAAGCTCGAACACATCTGCCGCAAGCTTCAGCTGGAGCCCGGCCAGTTGCTGCTGGACATCGGCGCGGGTTGGGGCGGGCTGCTGCTGTGGGCCGCCGAGCACCACGGCGTGCACGCCATGGGCATCACGCTCTCGCGCCACCAGCACGCCCACGTGAACCGCCTCATCGACGAGAAAGGCCTGCGCGACCGGGTCACCATGCGCCTGCTCGACTACCGCGATTTGCCGCCCCTGGCGCGTTTTGACCGCATCGCCTCGGTCGGCATGTTCGAGCACGTGGGCAGCGCCCAGCTCGACAACTACTTCGGCCGGCTGCAACGCCTGCTCAAACCTGGTGGCCTGCTGCTCAACCACGGCATCACCGCTGGCGGCGTCGACAACCCCCAGCTCGGCGCCGGCCTGGGCGACTTCATCGGCAAACACATCTTCCCCGGCGGCGAACTGGTGCACGTGTCGCGCGTGGCGCGCAGCCTGAGTGCATGCGGCCTGGAGCTTCTGGATGCCGAGAACCTGCGACCGCACTACGCCCGCACCTTGTGGGCCTGGTCAGACGCGCTGGAAAGCCAGCTGGAGCGCGCACGCGAAATCACCAGCGAGGCCACGGTGCGCGCGTACCGGCTGTACCTCGCCGGCTGTGCCGTGGCGTTCGAACGTGGCTGGATCTCGATCCACCAGTTGCTGGCCTCGCGTCCCACCGGCGTGGTGAACAACACGCCGCTGCGGGGAGCGCAGTCGGACTACCCCTTCAACCGGCGCCACATCTACGCGGCAGAGCCCGCGTGAGGCATCCGAGCAGACCAACACCATGAAAACCGCTGAACCACCCAAGGAGGCGTGCTGACGAAAGCCACACCGAAACCGATCTTCCTCACCCGCCGAATCTGGGCACCCGCCCCGTCAAGCGATCCAGAAAACTTAGGTTTTTTGCCTGGGCTGGACTACCCTTCACTTTCGCTATCAGAATCTACAACTTGGTCAGTCATGCGAATCATGGATGGTCTCATTATCCTGACTTCTATGCTGTGGGTGGCGACTGTGCTTTGTGCGGTCTCTCCATCGCACGCCGACTCTCTGGCTGCCCCGGTGTCGGTCATCGAAGTCATCACGGCGGAAGTCCCCGCGAACCTCCTGGCCGAAGAAGAACACCCGGACCATGATTCCACGGCCCAGGCCCATCCCTCCTCGAATGAGGCCCCCCATACAGAGGAAAAATCCGAGCTCGGCTCGGCGATCTTCAACCCGTTTTCGCAGGCAGCACGCCAGCGTTCCGGGGCGTCCAGCCAGGGCCCGCCTTCCGACTTCGGCGCCCGGTTCGCATGGGAAGCGGTCACCCTGGTTGCGGTGCTGGCCGGCGTCGTCGCTGTTGTCCTGCTGGCGCGCACGCAAGAGCCCGGGTCAGATTCCTGATGCCCAGTGGGGCGGACGTCTGTGCGTTTTTTATTTTTCATATCTTTCTTACAAAGTTAAGCTTTTTTAAGAAATGACTTGCACCCTTTTTACGTTTCCCATACATTTGTCGACCTGGTGACAACACTGCCAGAGAGTCGACCACCGATCAGCCGAGCTCCCCGGAGCCAACGACCCCACGGCGCGCCGATGTTCATTTCGCGTTGAGAAGAACGACGGAGGAGCATATGCAAGGCCCGAATCTGAAGCCCATGTCGCACCTGGCGCAATCGACCTGTGCCGACATGCCGCGCGAGTTGCCGACCACCATCCACCCCCCTCTGCGCGGCGTTCGCAAGACGGCCGCCTTCACCCGCGCGCGCGTGCGACGACGGGCACCCCTCTGAGATCACAGCCCCCGGCTTGACCCGCGTCTTCTCACCGAGAAGACCTCAGGGTCGCGCTGTGCATCTCTCCTTTTCTCCCGACAGGTTTTCTGGCTGGCGCCCGCCAGCCGCTCGCTTGCCTTGGCCCGACGCCAGGAGGCAACGCCTCCATGGGTCGCATCCCGGGCAGATTGTTTGACGTCATTTGAGGGGAACACCATGGCCAGCTTGATACGGTCCGATCTTGAATTCATCCTCCAGCAGATCCTGATTTCCGAGGCGCACGTTGCCGGCGCCGACCTGACGAGTCTGTTGCCGAACACCTTCGCGCCCTTCGGACTGCGCACGGTTGATGGCACTTACAACAACCTGATGCCCGGACAAACCGACTACGGCGCCGCGGACCAGCCCTTCCCGCAGATGGTCGACGCGGTGTATCCGGACGATGCTGATGGGGACACGTTCGGACCGGTCACCAACACGGACTACGGTACGAGCGGCAACGTGGCAGACGCCGACCCGCGCATCATCAGCAATCTGATTGCCGACATGTCCAGCAACAACCCGGCTGCGGTCACAGCATTTGTGGAGGCCGGTCTGGGAAGCATCCGCGACAGCGACGGCGCCCTGCTGGACCTGGATGGCAACGTGATTCCTCCCGGCACGCTGTTGACCATTCCGAACGTGGCGCCCGACGAAGGTCTCTCGGCGCCGTTCAACTCGTGGTTCACCTTCTTCGGCCAGTTCTTCGACCACGGCCTGGACCTGGTCAACAAGAGCAGCGTGGAGAACATCTTCATTCCGCTGCAGCCCGACGACCCGCTGTACGTCGAGGGCAGCCCGACCAACTTCATGGTCGTCTCGCGTGCCACGCGGGACGCCAACGGCGACCAGACCAACCAGACGACGCCTTTCGTCGACCAGAACCAGACCTACACCTCGCACGCGTCTCACCAGGTCTTTCTGCGCGAGTACGCAGTGGATGCGAGCGGCCGGCCGGTGAGCACCGGCAGCCTGCTCGACGGCGCTGACGGGGGCCTGGCCAACTGGGCCGAGGTCAAGGCGCAGGCACAGGCGATGCTCGGCATCGCGCTCGACGACACCGACGTGCTCGACCTGCCGCTTCTGGCCACCGACGTCTATGGCAAGTTCATTCCCGACCCGGTCACCGGCTTCGCGCAGATCGTGCTGCGGCCCGATCAGGTCGGCGGGCCTCTGGATCCGGACGGCAACGGGCTAGCCTCGGGCACGCCAGGCGCGCCCATCGACGCCAGCGTCGGCGTGCGCACCGGCCACGCTTTTCTGAACGACATCGCGCACAACGCCGCCCCCAACCCCGGCCTCGTGGCCGATGCCGACGGGGTCATCAACGACCCCGGTTCACAACCCGCCGGCACCTACGACAACGAGTTGCTCGACCGGCACTTCATCACCGGCGACGGGCGTGGCAACGAGAACATCGCGCTGACTGCCGTGCACCACGTCTTCCATTCCGAGCACAACCGCCAATCCGAGGAGATCAAGGCCACCGTGCTGGCCACTGGCGACGCGGCGTTCATCGCCTCGTGGCAGTTGCCCGACGGCTCCTGGAACGGCGAACGCATTTTCCAGGCTGCCCGCTTCGCGACCGAAATGCAATACCAGCACCTGGTGTTCGAGGAGTTCGCCCGCAAGATGCAGCCGGCCATCGACGCCTTCCTGCCGGAGACCAACTACGACACCACGATCAACCCGGCCATCGTTGCCGAGTTCGCGCACGCAGTCTTCCGCGTCGGTCACTCGATGTTGACCGAATCGGTGGACCGGCTCTCGCCAGACTTCGTACCGAACGACATCTCGCTGCTCAACGCTTTCCTCAACCCGCTGGAGTTCAACGAAGACGGCGCCCTGAGCCCCGAAGAGGCAGCCGGTGCCATCGTGCGCGGCATGACGCGGCAGGTGGGCAATGCGATCGACGAATTCGTGACCGATGCCCTGCGCAACAGCCTGCTGGGCCTGCCACTGGATCTGGCGGCGATCAACCTCGCGCGCGGACGCGACACCGGCGTTCCCACGCTCAACGCCGCGCGGCGCGAGTTCTACCAGACCACCGCCGACCCGCAACTCAAGCCCTATACGAGCTGGGTCGACCTGACCCAGAACCTCAAGCACGAAGCCTCCGTGCTCAACTTCATCGCCGCCTATGGCGTGCATGTGGCGCTCAGCGCGGCCGATGTCGACACGCTGGCAGAGAAGCGCGCGGTGGCTGCCGCACTGGTGTTTGGCGGCGAGGCGGTCATCAACGAAGGCACGCCCGAGGAGCGGACGTTCATCGCCGATGAAGAGGATCGTCTCGCATTCCTCAACAGCACCGGCGCCTATGCGAGCGACGCGAAC is a genomic window of Hydrogenophaga sp. RAC07 containing:
- a CDS encoding response regulator; the encoded protein is MTEAPEQTHLRLLLVDDHTVVREGLKRLLDPQGNQWTITEAGTGFQALECLRREPFDLVIADLSLPGMSGLDLVHRIKEGFPDVAVLVLTMHSEEQYALRAFQAGARGYVTKDSASDELVSAVRKVASGGVFVTSVLAERVVQQLNGRRTASDLGALSNRELEIMQRIVAGERLVDIAEALHLSIKTVSTHKTRILEKLQLDSTAALIRFGLEHQIGNAELGTAPERG
- a CDS encoding sensor histidine kinase yields the protein MSESTNSSTTSRESLEHELHVHQVELVQQNEELQRTQSDLAAAHDRYRDLYDFAPVGYCTLDAQGCITKINLTGAGLLGQPRAALLGKPLARFVSSNEADRWHLYLRWALARETPQRIDLTMNFADGTLHWFAAINSVRVLADDGAPTLRVSITDVTDRMRSEVERRIAAIDADARESERRRMALELHEDLGQRLSAIKIRVANLPESSEVANEIDQALALVRRITFDLRPPMLNDLGLHAALDWLAKDTARRLNLKLSLRMDNDLPPLGRAVSLALYRFFQESLSYLLHETKASELVIDVQRPLGQFILNLRARGGEMKAPWHLDVRSEPSLILEHRARLAGGRLEFDATPDPSGWIGLRLTQNLDLKETPVDRAGRPT
- a CDS encoding PAS domain-containing sensor histidine kinase encodes the protein MTSSAPHAKTLRPSVSPEALAEPRLAHAALEGVITVDQQQRIVMINPAGLSMFGLTREQALGMDLARLIPQRLREAHADHVRQFGASGETERAMGQRGRVMGVRASGEEFPLEAAIFKSEVAQPSGNQTYYTALLRDLSELSRMSSVIEQLNQRLRALFERAPVAIWITERDRVVFANQACAQLIGLPDPAHLIGRSIFEVLSPPSHEQVRSKLRDIERDEGVSMVVGSIQHADGSVRDVELVVAVLPDHERSFVQMVINDITQRSREKKDLLRSRRTLRELSASLVEAREEERRRIARELHDELGQRLTALKLEMIACQRDHPDLAVGERAQLMLDMLDETVASARRIAMDLRPLMLDDLGLPEAIDWLVQEFKRRTGIEVDTRLGEGLRELPPPLATTLYRIVQEALTNITRHARATRVSIGLQGRDHELLLTIQDNGVGFARGFRSHGQGSFGLLGIRERVLMLGGRLSVGNVPEGGARLVVHVPLAQPPAPAEDDFDKDAGEPLFDDSTRGHLD
- a CDS encoding Crp/Fnr family transcriptional regulator is translated as MNPPNHTPACNAPTPISRGSTPGRSSLADLLRMLGNDTMNTPETALAASRMVLCLRRVPAGDPLFHMGAPSDALYFVCSGTFKIFRTDEDGYEQMLAFAGRREVLAFDALCMDFHPTAATALEDATVYVVPKADLPALSRAAPALEQELRRAGSQALTRTRELVDVMAAVASEVRLARFLLQLSNQMAASGQSPRRFHLRMGRRDIASMLGVAHETVSRSFTALAMARLIHVNDRDVEILDMAGLQAYSRSTRRAMDDLGAASARRSLHQRGGAGKSARLQALPA
- a CDS encoding class I SAM-dependent methyltransferase yields the protein MQLTLPSLIESRIGQLSRPLALQWPGGRAGAADAPVRLKVNDSQQLKWLVSGQIGTLADAYVRGDLEIEGNLREAVEIAAELAGDPVGQGHAHLGAQLLQHLRSRWLHRPHKDAEQVRFHYDLSDDFFALWLDPLRVYSCAYYEHNDMTLAQAQEAKLEHICRKLQLEPGQLLLDIGAGWGGLLLWAAEHHGVHAMGITLSRHQHAHVNRLIDEKGLRDRVTMRLLDYRDLPPLARFDRIASVGMFEHVGSAQLDNYFGRLQRLLKPGGLLLNHGITAGGVDNPQLGAGLGDFIGKHIFPGGELVHVSRVARSLSACGLELLDAENLRPHYARTLWAWSDALESQLERAREITSEATVRAYRLYLAGCAVAFERGWISIHQLLASRPTGVVNNTPLRGAQSDYPFNRRHIYAAEPA